The Microbacterium sp. LWO12-1.2 genome includes a window with the following:
- a CDS encoding glycosyltransferase family A protein: MPLPDVDVVIPVHTPSRPIERAVRSVLANTVAVRVTVVAHNTNADAIAANLADLADHPGVRVLSLQDGISSPAGPMNHGIDAAEAPYFCVLGSDDELDPGALDSWHTVAVSTGATTVIPRVRVEQSVETTPPTRRGRTRDLDPVKDRLLYRCMPLGLIDRSRFGHLRFTPGLASGEDLEFTAELWFTGSHIAYDRNGPAYFGHDDATDRVTRTVRPLAEDFAFLDIVAARPWYAAAGADLRRAFGVKNLRVHLMDAVAARLEAPGGIEAHSAELLAVAARIERMSPGAIALLARADRKVLVELGGSAPSAEQIRTHLTARWGGGPDGRLTANPFLSLHRQAPYRTLRDMLP; the protein is encoded by the coding sequence ATGCCGTTGCCCGACGTGGACGTGGTCATCCCCGTGCACACGCCCAGTCGTCCGATCGAGCGCGCAGTTCGCTCGGTGCTCGCGAACACCGTTGCCGTCCGCGTCACGGTCGTCGCTCACAACACCAATGCCGACGCCATCGCCGCGAACCTCGCCGATCTTGCAGATCATCCGGGGGTGCGGGTGCTCTCGCTCCAGGACGGGATCTCGTCTCCGGCCGGCCCGATGAACCACGGCATCGACGCCGCGGAGGCACCGTACTTCTGCGTACTCGGCTCAGACGATGAACTCGACCCCGGCGCACTCGACTCCTGGCATACCGTCGCCGTGTCGACGGGAGCCACGACCGTCATCCCTCGTGTCCGCGTCGAGCAGAGCGTCGAGACCACGCCGCCCACACGGCGAGGACGCACGCGCGATCTCGATCCGGTCAAGGACCGGCTCCTTTACCGATGCATGCCGCTCGGGCTCATCGACCGCTCCCGCTTCGGGCACCTCCGTTTCACCCCCGGCCTCGCGTCGGGAGAGGACCTGGAGTTCACCGCAGAGCTTTGGTTCACCGGCTCCCACATCGCCTACGACCGGAACGGCCCCGCCTACTTCGGCCACGACGACGCCACCGATCGCGTGACCAGGACGGTGCGGCCGCTGGCTGAGGACTTCGCCTTTCTGGATATCGTCGCTGCGCGGCCCTGGTACGCGGCGGCGGGCGCAGACCTGCGACGGGCCTTCGGCGTCAAGAACCTGCGCGTGCATCTGATGGATGCCGTTGCCGCGCGCCTCGAAGCCCCCGGCGGTATCGAGGCACACAGCGCCGAGCTTCTCGCCGTCGCCGCCAGGATCGAGCGGATGTCCCCCGGCGCCATCGCCCTCCTCGCCCGAGCGGATCGGAAGGTACTGGTCGAACTCGGTGGCAGCGCGCCCTCCGCGGAGCAGATCCGAACCCACCTCACGGCTCGGTGGGGAGGCGGCCCGGACGGTCGCCTGACCGCAAACCCGTTCCTCTCGCTGCACCGACAGGCGCCGTATCGCACGCTCCGCGACATGCTGCCGTAG
- a CDS encoding glycosyltransferase has product MESPLVDVTIAVHSATRPIARAVASVVNGTAAPVRVNVVAHNIDPEIIRTNLGEYADHPDVRLLALRDGIPSPAGPMNLGMAEATARFHTLLGSDDEFAPGAIDSWLALQRRTGAQVVIGRIRLVTGGPDPYPPVRRGRRTTGLSADRDRLHYRSAPLGLIDRSRFGDLRFAQGLASGEDLSYSAALWITAESIAYDLYGPPYVGHDDADDRVTSAPRSVAADFEFLRTIEDADWFARTSSADRRALAVKLIRIHFFDAVAARLDSPGIASVSDELLRMLDRVCGWAPGVLSVLSQADRRVIDELRTGYPDPERTRALLGRRWIYLSLGAQLTRNPFLALHRQAPLRTLFAGARSQRVGQL; this is encoded by the coding sequence ATGGAATCTCCACTTGTCGATGTCACGATCGCCGTCCACTCAGCCACCCGCCCGATCGCGCGCGCCGTCGCCTCCGTCGTGAACGGCACTGCGGCGCCGGTCCGCGTGAACGTGGTCGCGCACAACATCGACCCGGAGATCATCCGGACGAACCTCGGCGAGTACGCCGATCACCCGGACGTGCGTCTGCTCGCCCTGCGCGACGGCATTCCATCGCCGGCCGGCCCGATGAACCTCGGTATGGCGGAGGCCACGGCGCGGTTCCACACACTCCTCGGCTCTGACGACGAGTTCGCGCCGGGCGCGATCGACTCCTGGCTCGCTCTCCAGCGGCGCACCGGAGCCCAGGTGGTGATCGGTCGCATTCGACTCGTGACGGGCGGCCCAGACCCGTACCCGCCGGTCAGGCGAGGCCGTCGCACCACCGGTCTTAGCGCGGATCGCGATCGTCTGCACTATCGGAGCGCGCCACTCGGCCTCATCGACCGTTCACGCTTCGGCGACCTCCGGTTCGCGCAGGGCCTGGCATCGGGCGAGGATCTCTCCTACTCGGCCGCACTCTGGATCACCGCGGAGAGCATTGCGTATGACCTTTACGGCCCGCCCTATGTGGGACACGACGACGCGGACGACCGGGTCACATCTGCTCCACGGAGCGTCGCGGCCGATTTCGAGTTCCTGCGTACGATCGAGGACGCGGACTGGTTCGCCCGCACATCGTCCGCTGATCGACGCGCGCTCGCGGTCAAGCTGATTCGCATCCACTTCTTCGATGCGGTGGCCGCCCGCCTCGACAGCCCGGGGATCGCGTCGGTGAGCGACGAACTCCTCCGAATGCTGGATCGGGTCTGCGGGTGGGCGCCGGGGGTGCTGTCCGTCCTCTCGCAGGCGGACCGACGGGTCATCGACGAGCTTCGCACCGGCTACCCTGATCCCGAGCGCACACGCGCCCTCCTCGGGCGTCGATGGATCTACCTCTCCCTCGGAGCACAGCTCACCCGGAATCCGTTCCTGGCCCTGCACCGGCAGGCGCCGCTACGCACGCTTTTCGCCGGTGCGCGCTCGCAGAGGGTCGGCCAGCTGTGA